From one Pseudactinotalea sp. HY158 genomic stretch:
- a CDS encoding succinate dehydrogenase iron-sulfur subunit, giving the protein MSATAQAPEVDEVPTFTVTLRIERYNPEAASPEPYWEDFQVSVHGTDRVLDALHLIKWDQDGSLTFRRSCAHGVCGSDAMRINGRNRLACKTLLKDLNPKKPIIIEPLKALPVEKDLVVDMEPFFASYREIMPFLMPEGNTPSKERLQSVEQRAAFDDTTKCILCAACTSSCPVFWADGQYFGPAAIVNAHRFIFDSRDAGGEQRLTILNDKEGVWRCRTVFNCTEACPRGIQVTKAIAEVKQAILTRGF; this is encoded by the coding sequence ATGTCTGCCACTGCCCAGGCGCCCGAGGTCGACGAGGTCCCGACCTTCACGGTGACCCTGCGAATCGAACGGTACAACCCCGAAGCGGCCTCCCCCGAGCCGTACTGGGAGGACTTCCAGGTGTCGGTGCACGGCACGGACCGGGTGCTCGACGCGCTCCACCTGATCAAGTGGGACCAGGACGGCTCGCTCACGTTCCGCCGGTCCTGCGCGCACGGGGTCTGCGGCAGCGACGCGATGCGCATCAACGGGCGCAACCGGCTCGCGTGCAAGACCCTCCTCAAGGATCTCAACCCGAAGAAGCCGATCATCATCGAGCCGCTCAAGGCGCTGCCGGTGGAGAAGGACCTCGTCGTGGACATGGAGCCGTTCTTCGCCTCCTACCGCGAGATCATGCCCTTCCTCATGCCCGAGGGGAACACCCCCTCGAAGGAGCGCCTGCAGAGCGTCGAGCAGCGGGCCGCCTTCGACGACACGACCAAGTGCATCCTGTGCGCGGCCTGCACGAGCTCGTGCCCCGTGTTCTGGGCGGACGGGCAGTACTTCGGGCCGGCCGCGATCGTCAACGCCCACCGGTTCATCTTCGACTCCCGGGACGCCGGCGGCGAGCAGCGGCTGACGATCCTCAACGACAAGGAGGGCGTGTGGCGCTGCCGCACGGTCTTCAACTGCACCGAGGCCTGCCCCCGCGGGATCCAGGTGACCAAGGCGATCGCCGAGGTGAAGCAGGCGATCCTCACCCGCGGCTTCTGA
- a CDS encoding YihY/virulence factor BrkB family protein — protein sequence MRRARTGGAGGEQEPRATDRPGRSVLAGMIERLKIAAARAESWWRDTRIARALARYSAGNGAQLSGGIALGGLLSVAAALTIALTALVGVFREHPGFAQTVFAQIDQVLPGVIDTGSGTGLVTPDQLVLATGWGVAGIIAVLVLLNSATVVMAALRTALRAMFGLRKTGENFLFGKLRDLLGFIGLAVSVLTTSFLAVVTQVAFGWLERHVGWLMNESGSRLGLDVATIAVSFFVDASVFAVLFRGLAGARVPWARLWQGCALGAVGTGALRLLGASVVANVSGRPLLGSVAAVAALATLLIWLNLAARLALLVAAWTADPPARPKLDRKALVNVDHTPNYVSVVAPETLDWTFDTYTGIVAIEQRPREPEPEPAPVGFFARVRQLMRERGR from the coding sequence ATGAGACGCGCGCGGACGGGCGGCGCCGGCGGCGAACAGGAGCCGCGGGCGACGGACCGACCGGGCCGTTCGGTCCTCGCGGGCATGATCGAACGGCTCAAAATCGCGGCCGCCCGGGCCGAGTCGTGGTGGCGCGACACGAGGATCGCCCGTGCCCTGGCCCGGTACAGCGCCGGCAACGGCGCCCAACTGAGCGGCGGGATCGCCCTGGGCGGGCTCCTCTCGGTCGCCGCCGCCCTGACGATCGCGCTCACGGCGTTGGTCGGGGTGTTCCGCGAGCATCCGGGCTTCGCGCAGACCGTGTTCGCCCAGATCGACCAGGTGCTGCCCGGGGTGATCGACACCGGCTCGGGAACCGGCCTGGTCACCCCGGATCAGCTCGTGCTCGCGACCGGGTGGGGCGTGGCCGGCATCATCGCCGTGCTCGTGCTGCTCAACTCCGCCACCGTGGTCATGGCGGCGCTGCGCACGGCTCTGCGGGCGATGTTCGGGCTGCGCAAGACCGGCGAGAACTTCCTGTTCGGCAAGTTGCGCGACCTGCTCGGGTTCATCGGCCTGGCCGTGTCGGTGCTTACGACCTCGTTCCTGGCGGTCGTGACCCAGGTCGCGTTCGGCTGGCTGGAACGGCACGTCGGGTGGCTCATGAACGAGTCGGGGTCACGCCTCGGCCTCGACGTCGCCACGATCGCCGTGAGCTTCTTCGTGGACGCCTCCGTCTTCGCCGTCCTCTTCCGCGGGCTGGCCGGGGCGCGGGTGCCCTGGGCGCGGCTCTGGCAGGGCTGCGCCCTGGGCGCCGTCGGCACCGGCGCGCTGCGGCTGCTCGGGGCCTCCGTCGTGGCGAACGTCTCGGGCCGGCCGCTGCTCGGATCGGTCGCCGCGGTCGCGGCGCTGGCGACCCTGCTCATCTGGCTCAACCTCGCCGCCCGGCTCGCGCTGCTCGTCGCGGCCTGGACCGCGGATCCGCCGGCTCGCCCCAAGCTCGATCGCAAGGCCCTGGTCAACGTCGACCACACCCCGAACTACGTGTCCGTGGTCGCGCCGGAGACCCTCGACTGGACCTTCGACACCTACACCGGGATCGTCGCGATCGAGCAGCGGCCCCGCGAGCCCGAACCGGAACCGGCTCCGGTCGGATTCTTCGCGCGGGTCCGCCAGCTCATGCGCGAACGCGGGCGCTGA
- a CDS encoding 2'-5' RNA ligase family protein, translating to MWIGVAIEIPDPYRAALTRARLDAGDPRAGLIPPHITLVPPTWIDPERLMDVVAHLARVAAARSPFIVRLAGTETFRPITPVVFVPLVRGGDDCTGLQAALNAGPLAAEQRFPYRPHVTIAHEIDDTSLDRAEAAMADFSAEFPVAAFELFEHGLDGVWRGIDRFTLTV from the coding sequence ATGTGGATCGGTGTCGCGATCGAGATTCCCGACCCGTATCGTGCTGCCCTCACCCGGGCCCGGCTCGACGCCGGTGATCCGCGCGCCGGCCTCATCCCCCCGCACATCACGCTCGTCCCGCCCACCTGGATCGATCCGGAACGGCTTATGGACGTCGTCGCTCACCTCGCGCGCGTCGCCGCGGCCCGGTCACCGTTCATCGTCCGGCTGGCCGGCACCGAGACGTTCCGGCCCATCACCCCGGTGGTCTTCGTCCCGCTCGTGCGCGGCGGGGACGACTGCACCGGTCTCCAGGCGGCGTTGAACGCGGGCCCGCTCGCGGCCGAGCAGCGCTTCCCCTACCGTCCGCACGTGACGATCGCCCACGAGATCGACGACACCTCGCTCGATCGGGCCGAGGCGGCGATGGCCGACTTCTCCGCCGAGTTCCCGGTCGCCGCGTTCGAACTCTTCGAGCACGGGCTCGACGGCGTGTGGCGGGGAATCGATCGATTCACGCTCACCGTATGA
- the galT gene encoding galactose-1-phosphate uridylyltransferase yields MALSNEHTAVRRTPTTLADGRDLFYFDDSEPYVSGRATRRLDDPRPLADRFASFTDPGGTTREVTGPQMRQDPLTGEWIPMATHRMNRTFLPGPDANPLAPADPTAEYSDGEIPAEDYDVVVFENRFPSLMAVPGAPADTSFVDDSPLWPTRPAAGRCEVICFSPDPDASLGGVSERRMRTIVEAWTDRTRDLSALPGIEQVYIFENRGKDIGVTLHHPHGQIYAYPYLTARTEQMLTRARAHRERTGRNLLRDILEAELASGRRIVAETEHWVAYVPAAARWPVEVHIAPRRDVPDLPALTRAERDDFAGLYLRLLRRLERFFVDDEGRGIPLPYISGWHQAPTREGRDDLRLHLQFFSLLRAPGKLKYLAGSESGMGAWISDTSPERIADRLREIPAEPVA; encoded by the coding sequence ATGGCGTTATCCAACGAGCACACCGCGGTGCGGCGCACACCGACGACCCTGGCCGACGGCCGGGACCTCTTCTACTTCGACGATTCCGAGCCGTACGTCTCCGGACGGGCCACCCGGCGGCTCGACGACCCCCGCCCGCTGGCCGACCGCTTCGCCTCGTTCACCGACCCAGGCGGCACGACCCGCGAGGTCACGGGCCCGCAGATGCGCCAGGATCCGCTCACGGGCGAGTGGATCCCCATGGCCACCCACCGGATGAATCGCACCTTCCTCCCCGGCCCGGACGCGAACCCGCTCGCGCCGGCCGACCCGACGGCCGAATACTCCGACGGCGAGATCCCCGCCGAGGACTACGACGTCGTCGTGTTCGAGAACCGCTTCCCCTCGCTCATGGCGGTGCCCGGGGCGCCCGCGGACACCTCGTTCGTGGACGACAGCCCGCTGTGGCCGACGCGCCCGGCCGCCGGCCGCTGCGAGGTCATCTGCTTCTCCCCCGATCCGGACGCCTCCCTCGGAGGAGTCTCCGAGCGGCGGATGCGCACGATCGTCGAGGCGTGGACCGACCGCACCCGCGACCTGAGCGCGCTGCCCGGCATCGAGCAGGTCTACATCTTCGAGAACCGCGGCAAGGACATCGGCGTCACCCTGCATCACCCGCACGGGCAGATCTACGCCTACCCCTACCTCACCGCGCGCACCGAGCAGATGCTCACCCGCGCCCGGGCCCATCGGGAGCGCACCGGGCGGAACCTGCTGCGCGACATCCTCGAGGCCGAACTCGCCTCCGGGCGGCGGATCGTGGCCGAGACCGAGCATTGGGTCGCCTACGTGCCGGCCGCCGCGCGCTGGCCCGTCGAGGTGCACATCGCCCCGCGCCGCGACGTGCCCGACCTGCCCGCCCTGACCCGGGCCGAACGCGACGACTTCGCCGGCCTGTACCTGCGGCTGCTGCGCCGCCTCGAGCGCTTCTTCGTCGACGACGAGGGCCGCGGCATCCCGCTGCCCTACATCTCGGGATGGCATCAGGCGCCGACCCGCGAGGGCCGCGACGACCTGCGCCTGCACCTGCAGTTCTTCTCGCTGCTGCGCGCGCCGGGCAAGCTCAAGTACCTCGCGGGCTCCGAATCGGGCATGGGCGCGTGGATCTCCGACACCTCGCCCGAGCGCATCGCCGACCGGCTGCGCGAGATCCCCGCCGAGCCGGTCGCGTAG
- the galK gene encoding galactokinase: MTTWIAPWERADGAARARATFTAAFGYEPSGVWAAPGRVNIIGEHVDYNGGVCLPIALPHRTYLAFAPRPDPADRSVRLVSDREAATWAGSLDEVAPGLGSWAAYVVGVPWALEQAGHATTGFDAAVSSCVPYGAGLSSSAALECAAAVALADADSWDGPDPATTAGRSVLAAACVRAENEIAGANTGGMDQNASLHCRADHALHFDTRSGELSQVPFDVSGHGLELLVIDTKAPHALVDGQYAARRATCEAAAAELGVATLRDVEDLGAALARLRDPVSRARVRHVVTEIERVEEFSAAFRADDLARAGELMTASHVSLRDDYEVSAPELDVAVDSALGAGALGARMTGGGFGGSAIALVPAGSPAVVVAAVEAAFDRSGFAAPEFLLAPAAEGAGRVA; the protein is encoded by the coding sequence ATGACCACCTGGATCGCCCCGTGGGAGCGTGCGGACGGCGCAGCTCGGGCCCGCGCGACGTTCACCGCCGCCTTCGGTTACGAGCCGTCGGGGGTGTGGGCCGCGCCCGGCCGCGTGAACATCATCGGCGAGCACGTCGACTACAACGGGGGCGTGTGCCTGCCGATCGCGCTGCCGCACCGCACGTATCTGGCCTTCGCGCCGCGGCCGGATCCGGCGGATCGCAGCGTGCGGCTCGTCTCGGACCGGGAGGCGGCGACCTGGGCGGGCTCGCTCGACGAGGTGGCGCCGGGACTCGGGTCCTGGGCGGCCTACGTGGTGGGCGTGCCGTGGGCGCTCGAGCAGGCGGGCCACGCGACGACCGGGTTCGACGCCGCGGTCTCCTCGTGCGTGCCCTACGGCGCCGGCCTGAGCTCCTCGGCGGCGCTCGAGTGCGCCGCCGCCGTGGCCCTGGCCGACGCAGACTCCTGGGACGGACCGGACCCGGCCACGACCGCGGGCCGATCGGTGCTCGCCGCCGCGTGCGTCCGGGCCGAGAACGAGATCGCCGGGGCGAACACCGGCGGCATGGACCAGAACGCCTCGCTCCACTGCCGCGCCGACCACGCCCTCCACTTCGACACCCGCTCCGGTGAGCTGAGCCAGGTGCCCTTCGACGTGTCCGGGCACGGCCTCGAGCTCCTCGTGATCGACACGAAGGCCCCGCACGCGCTGGTCGACGGCCAGTACGCGGCCCGGCGCGCCACCTGCGAGGCCGCGGCGGCCGAGCTCGGCGTGGCCACGCTGCGGGACGTCGAGGACCTGGGGGCCGCGCTCGCGCGGCTGCGCGATCCCGTGAGCCGGGCGCGGGTGCGTCACGTGGTCACCGAGATCGAGCGGGTCGAGGAGTTCTCCGCGGCGTTCCGAGCCGACGACCTCGCGCGAGCCGGCGAACTCATGACCGCCTCGCACGTGTCGCTGCGTGACGACTACGAGGTCTCGGCGCCGGAGCTCGACGTGGCCGTCGATTCGGCCCTCGGGGCGGGCGCCCTCGGTGCCCGGATGACCGGTGGTGGCTTCGGCGGGTCGGCGATCGCCCTCGTACCCGCCGGTTCGCCGGCGGTCGTGGTGGCCGCGGTCGAGGCCGCATTCGACCGCTCCGGGTTCGCCGCCCCCGAGTTCCTCCTCGCCCCTGCGGCCGAAGGCGCCGGACGCGTGGCCTGA